From the Bacillus sp. FJAT-22090 genome, the window TCGATTAAAAAGCCGAATGACTCCGTAAATGAATTACTTGCAAGGGGATTCCCAATATCTTTTGAGTTGGGAATGGTTACGATACTAGTCGCTTTAATATCTGGAATTATCTTAGGGACGCTTGCTGCACTCCGGCACAACGGAATAATTGACTACTTAGCAATGACTTTTGCCGTTGTAGGGATTTCTGTCCCGAATTTCGTGCTAGCAACCTTACTTATTCAACAATTGGCAGTAAACTTGGAGTGGTTTCCAGCGGCTACTTGGAGCAGCCCGATACATATGATATTACCTACTTTAGCTCTTGCAACAGGTCCTACAGCAATAATTGCACGATTAACGAGATCTAGCATGCTCGAAGTATTGACTCAGGACTATATAAAAATGGCCCGGGCAAAAGGTCTTTCACCGGTGAGAATCGTCGTGCGACATGCGTTAAGAAATGCCCTTATGCCGGTTGTAACTATTTTAGGAACAATGCTTGCTGGTATATTAACAGGGACTTTTGTTATTGAGCGGATATTTGCCATTCCAGGAATGGGAAAATACTTCGTAGAGAGTATTAACAACCGAGATTATCCGGTTATTATGGGGTCTACAGTTTTCTATAGTGCGTTTCTCGTATTCATGTTGTTTCTTGTAGATATTGTATACGGATTTCTAGATCCACGAATAAAATTACACCGTAAAG encodes:
- a CDS encoding ABC transporter permease produces the protein MAKYIIKRFIMMIATILIIATVTFILMHSVPGSPFEGERTSNPTIQANLEKFYKLDEPMHVQYLYYLKSIVTFDFGPSIKKPNDSVNELLARGFPISFELGMVTILVALISGIILGTLAALRHNGIIDYLAMTFAVVGISVPNFVLATLLIQQLAVNLEWFPAATWSSPIHMILPTLALATGPTAIIARLTRSSMLEVLTQDYIKMARAKGLSPVRIVVRHALRNALMPVVTILGTMLAGILTGTFVIERIFAIPGMGKYFVESINNRDYPVIMGSTVFYSAFLVFMLFLVDIVYGFLDPRIKLHRKEGDA